A genomic segment from Lutibacter sp. A80 encodes:
- a CDS encoding TM2 domain-containing protein: MKLKIILSLVALLLVTSFSYASFPVKRTVTTNATEISNDSSSEALVSPAAASSQKSQGIALLLGIFLGGLAGHKWYLGNPWYINVLFIVTLGGFGVWWVIDMIRIITGDYQPHNGSYKADFF, encoded by the coding sequence ATGAAATTAAAAATTATTTTATCTTTAGTAGCTCTATTATTAGTTACAAGTTTTAGCTATGCTTCTTTTCCTGTTAAAAGAACTGTTACAACAAATGCGACAGAAATTTCAAACGATTCAAGTTCAGAGGCATTAGTATCACCAGCTGCTGCAAGTTCTCAAAAAAGTCAAGGAATAGCATTGTTATTAGGTATCTTTTTAGGTGGTTTAGCAGGGCATAAATGGTATTTAGGAAACCCTTGGTATATTAATGTGCTTTTTATAGTAACATTAGGAGGTTTTGGAGTATGGTGGGTAATTGATATGATTAGAATTATTACTGGTGATTATCAACCACATAATGGAAGCTATAAAGCAGATTTCTTTTAG